A genomic segment from Verrucomicrobiota bacterium encodes:
- a CDS encoding acyl-CoA desaturase, whose product MSTTPVSLKAKIVLQLLVWVPLLSTVYAIFTLWGRFISLTDLVILLVGYTLCALGITVGYHRMLTHKGFEAPDWIRAFFLICGSMAFQGPALNWAATHIQHHANSDDDMDPHSPVKSFFHAHIGWILDDFRPDLQRYAGPLLKDKLVVFISNTFVLWAFLGLLIPFLIGYALGGLSGGGYALLWGGAVRMFLNHHVTWAVNSVCHTYGNREFVTTDQSRNNLLIGLLAMGEGWHNNHHAFPRSANHGMHWWQIDPSAYIIGTLEKLGIIHKVVRIAPERLAIRRISADVSEERDVLPGLHLSGVVMERGTAMAAAATTVAEVVSHAASQQPPL is encoded by the coding sequence ATGTCCACTACGCCCGTCTCCCTTAAGGCCAAGATCGTTCTCCAGCTCCTAGTCTGGGTTCCTCTTCTGTCCACCGTTTATGCCATTTTCACCCTTTGGGGCCGTTTCATCTCCTTAACGGATCTTGTCATCCTACTTGTCGGGTACACTCTCTGTGCCTTGGGCATCACTGTGGGCTACCATAGAATGCTGACCCACAAGGGGTTCGAAGCTCCCGATTGGATCCGTGCCTTCTTCCTTATCTGTGGTTCCATGGCCTTCCAGGGACCTGCCCTGAACTGGGCCGCCACTCATATCCAGCATCATGCCAACTCCGATGATGACATGGATCCTCACAGCCCCGTGAAGAGCTTCTTCCATGCCCATATTGGCTGGATTTTGGATGACTTCCGTCCCGATTTGCAGCGCTACGCCGGCCCCCTGCTCAAGGACAAGCTGGTGGTCTTCATTAGCAACACCTTCGTGCTCTGGGCATTCCTAGGTCTCCTGATCCCTTTCCTGATCGGATACGCACTCGGCGGACTGAGCGGCGGCGGCTATGCACTCCTCTGGGGAGGTGCGGTACGGATGTTCCTCAACCATCACGTCACCTGGGCGGTGAATTCCGTCTGCCATACCTATGGTAACCGTGAATTCGTAACAACAGACCAGAGCCGAAACAATCTCCTGATCGGCCTGCTAGCCATGGGTGAGGGATGGCATAACAATCATCATGCTTTCCCACGCTCTGCCAACCACGGCATGCACTGGTGGCAGATCGATCCCTCCGCCTACATCATTGGCACCTTGGAGAAACTCGGCATCATTCACAAGGTGGTCCGCATCGCGCCCGAACGCCTAGCCATCCGCCGTATCAGTGCCGATGTCTCCGAGGAACGTGATGTCCTGCCAGGCTTGCACCTTTCCGGCG
- a CDS encoding TIGR01777 family oxidoreductase, which translates to MNIGITGGTGFIGHAVQTALTSRGDSVVLFSRREGKGRRLFSLTQPLDVTGCDGLVHLAGESIIGLWTKEKRQRILASRVEGTRRLVEGIAAAKSTERPRVLVSASAIGFYGDTGERIADEDSPAGSGFLAEVAQEWEAEAIKAEQYGVRVVRLRIGFVLGRDGGAMKLIKPVFRAGLGGRLGSGGQWMSCIEVDDLASMVLECLCNEAISGPMNAVMPEPVTNAEFTKAASRAAHRPALFPAPAFALRLMLGDLSHLMLDSQRIIPERFQGLSFPYQYGNVSTAMAEVFR; encoded by the coding sequence ATGAACATCGGCATTACAGGAGGAACGGGCTTTATAGGTCATGCAGTGCAAACGGCCCTCACATCGCGGGGTGACTCGGTCGTGCTCTTCAGTCGTCGCGAGGGGAAGGGAAGACGGCTCTTCTCTCTCACCCAGCCCCTGGATGTGACCGGCTGCGACGGGCTCGTGCATCTGGCGGGCGAATCGATCATCGGTCTCTGGACTAAGGAAAAACGCCAACGCATTCTCGCCAGCCGCGTCGAAGGGACAAGACGACTGGTCGAAGGGATCGCCGCTGCTAAGTCCACGGAGAGGCCTCGCGTGCTCGTAAGCGCTTCGGCGATCGGCTTCTACGGAGACACAGGAGAGAGGATTGCCGATGAGGATTCCCCTGCGGGCAGCGGATTCCTGGCCGAAGTCGCCCAGGAATGGGAGGCTGAGGCCATCAAGGCGGAGCAGTACGGGGTCCGTGTGGTAAGGCTGCGTATCGGATTCGTTCTCGGCCGCGACGGGGGTGCAATGAAACTGATCAAACCTGTCTTCCGGGCAGGCCTCGGCGGGCGTCTCGGATCGGGCGGCCAATGGATGTCGTGCATCGAAGTCGACGACCTGGCCTCGATGGTGCTGGAGTGCCTGTGCAATGAGGCAATCAGCGGCCCTATGAATGCCGTGATGCCGGAGCCGGTCACCAATGCCGAGTTCACCAAGGCGGCGTCTCGCGCAGCCCACCGACCGGCACTCTTTCCGGCCCCGGCCTTTGCCCTGCGCCTCATGCTCGGAGATCTCTCCCACCTGATGCTGGACAGCCAGCGAATCATCCCGGAACGGTTCCAAGGGCTTTCTTTCCCCTATCAGTACGGAAATGTCAGCACGGCGATGGCCGAGGTCTTTCGATAA
- a CDS encoding multidrug efflux SMR transporter, producing the protein MKTYLILLLAIAAEVVATSALKACENFTRLTPSILVVVGYGVAFTCLSMTLKTLPLGIAYAIWSGVGTALVAVVGWLVYKQQLDLPSILGISLIISGTIVLNLFSKVSVH; encoded by the coding sequence ATGAAAACCTATCTCATCCTTTTGCTGGCGATAGCCGCCGAAGTGGTTGCCACATCAGCATTGAAAGCCTGTGAAAATTTCACCCGTCTGACCCCCTCGATCCTTGTGGTGGTGGGATACGGAGTCGCCTTTACCTGCCTCTCGATGACGCTGAAGACCCTCCCTCTTGGAATCGCCTACGCAATCTGGTCCGGAGTCGGCACCGCACTTGTCGCCGTCGTGGGATGGCTTGTTTACAAGCAGCAGCTTGATCTTCCCTCCATCCTTGGAATTTCCCTCATCATCTCGGGGACCATTGTGCTGAATCTTTTTTCCAAGGTCTCGGTGCATTGA
- a CDS encoding peptidoglycan recognition protein family protein, producing the protein MFGSHRTYNYLSASSRAAIDRAPVRRGRWKYIVVHNSGTREGNARVFDIYHLRVRHMKNGLAYHFVIGDGHGSGDGKIEIGRRWTAQLNGGHVASDYLNDIALGICLVGDFNREQPTKAQIGALEELVAYLRDRAGKSQGHKAIVYAHKEINPRPTDCPGEHFPYSWLHATFGKSH; encoded by the coding sequence ATGTTCGGTTCGCATCGGACTTACAACTACCTGAGCGCTTCCTCCCGCGCTGCCATCGACCGCGCCCCGGTGCGTCGCGGTCGCTGGAAATATATCGTCGTCCACAACAGCGGTACCCGCGAGGGGAACGCACGGGTCTTTGACATCTACCATCTCCGCGTTCGCCACATGAAGAACGGCCTGGCTTACCATTTCGTGATCGGCGACGGGCACGGCTCGGGCGACGGAAAGATAGAGATTGGCCGCCGCTGGACAGCGCAGCTCAACGGCGGCCATGTGGCCAGCGATTACCTCAACGACATTGCCCTAGGCATCTGCCTCGTTGGCGACTTCAACAGAGAGCAACCCACTAAGGCCCAGATCGGGGCGCTTGAGGAGCTCGTAGCTTATCTGAGGGATCGCGCCGGCAAATCCCAGGGCCATAAAGCCATCGTCTATGCCCACAAGGAGATCAACCCCAGGCCCACCGACTGCCCCGGGGAGCACTTTCCTTACAGCTGGCTACATGCCACGTTCGGGAAATCCCATTAG